The following proteins are encoded in a genomic region of Arachis ipaensis cultivar K30076 chromosome B02, Araip1.1, whole genome shotgun sequence:
- the LOC107625546 gene encoding 3-ketoacyl-CoA thiolase 2, peroxisomal, which translates to MEKAIQRQKVLLEHLQPSSTNSSFSIQHNQSTDLTASICAAGNYAFGQPGVPRDDDVVIVAAYRTAICKAKRGGFKDTLPDDLLASVLKAVIEKTNVDPIEVGDIVVGTVLGPGSERAIECRMAAFYAGFPEVVPLRTVNRQCSSGLQAVADVATYIRAGVYDIGIGAGLESMSQDNISTIRTGNPKLDTFKQARDCLLPMGITSENVAKRYGVTRQEQDEAAVESHKRAAAARESGKFKDEIIPVSTKIVDPKTGEEKKIIVSADDGIRPNSNLMDLAKLKPAFQKDGSTTAGNASQVSDGAAAVLLMKRRVAVQKGLPIIGTFRSFAAVGVDPAVMGVGPAFAIPAAVKSAGLELRDIDLFEINEAFASQFVYSCKKLGLDRNKVNVNGGAIALGHPLGATGARCVATLLNEMKRRGNRFGVISMCIGSGMGAAAVFEREY; encoded by the exons ATGGAGAAAGCTATTCAAAGGCAGAAGGTGCTGCTTGAACATCTTCAACCCAGTTCCACGAACTCATCGTTTTCAATTCAACACAATCAATCAACTGATCTCACT GCTTCAATATGTGCTGCTGGGAATTATGCTTTTGGGCAACCAGGTGTACCTAGAGATGATGATGTGGTGATTGTAGC TGCATACCGAACTGCCATTTGCAAAGCAAAGCGTGGCGGCTTCAAGGATACCCTTCCGGATGATCTACTTGCCTCAGTTTTGAAG GCTGTAATAGAGAAAACAAATGTTGACCCAATTGAAGTAGGAGATATAGTAGTTGGTACAGTACTCGGACCCGGATCAGAGAGAGCAATTGAGTGCAGAATGGCAGCCTTTTATGCAGGTTTCCCCG AGGTGGTACCTCTTCGAACAGTGAATAGACAATGTTCATCAGGACTTCAAGCTGTTGCTGATGTTGCCACTTATATAAGAGCCGGGGTTTATGATATTG GCATCGGAGCTGGATTGGAGAGTATGTCACAGGATAACATTTCAACGATTCGCACTGGCAACCCAAAG CTAGACACATTTAAACAAGCCCGTGATTGTCTTCTTCCAATGGGAATCACTTCTGAGAATGTTGCAAAGCGTTATGGCGTGACAAGGCAGGAGCAAGATGAGGCAGCT GTTGAGTCTCACAAGCGTGCTGCAGCTGCAAGAGAATCTGGTAAATTCAAAGATGAAATTATACCAGTTTCTACCAAG ATTGTGGATCCAAAAACCGGAGAGGAGAAGAAAATTATAGTTTCGGCTGATGATGGTATCCGGCCTAACTCAAATTTGATGGATCTAGCAAAGCTAAAGCCTGCATTCCAGAAAGATGGTTCAACAACAGCAG GTAATGCTAGCCAAGTTAGTGATGGTGCCGCAGCAGTTCTCCTCATGAAGAGAAGAGTAGCCGTGCAAAAGGGGCTTCCGATTATTGGAACCTTCAG GAGTTTTGCTGCTGTTGGAGTAGACCCTGCTGTTATGGGAGTTGGCCCGGCATTTGCTATTCCAGCTGCAGTGAAATCTGCTGGTCTTGAACTTCGTGACATTGACTTGTTTGAAATCAATGAG GCATTTGCATCTCAGTTTGTTTATTCCTGCAAGAAATTGGGACTTGATCGTAACAAGGTCAATGTAAATGGTGGTGCTATTGCTCTAGGTCATCCTTTGGGCGCTACAG GTGCACGCTGTGTTGCAACTCTATTGAATGAGATGAAGCGTCGTGGCAATCGATTTGGTGTAATCTCAATGTGCATAG GGTCAGGTATGGGAGCTGCTGCTGTATTTGAAAGGGAGTATTGA